From the genome of Meriones unguiculatus strain TT.TT164.6M chromosome 17, Bangor_MerUng_6.1, whole genome shotgun sequence:
GCCCACAGGCCCGCATGCTGCTGCTGGCACTCTTCTGTGTCACTGTCACCGTAGTGTGGGGTATCTTCCGCAACGAGGACCAGTAAGTGCCGCCATGTCCTTCTGACAGCCACCCTGTCAACTTGTCTCTGCTGTCCTCGGGTGCCCCCActgcccagcctggcctggtGTGTCCATCAGGAGGGCTGTCCACCGCGGCTGctctctgcctgtgtcccatttcATTCAGGCCTGGCCCGGAGCCCGTACCCTGATAGGAATCTAGATAAAGGTTCTGTCCATCCTTCCCGGCTCCTGGGAAGGGCAAGGGGACATGCTGGCCCGGAGCCACTGTTTGTCACCCACTGTCTTGGCGTGGGCTCAGGCAGCACCTGATGCCCGGGTGCCACTTGCCATCCGCCCCCATAATGATGGGGCACTCCATTTTCTCCTGCACTGAATTCCCACGGGGCTCTTACACATAAACACCGCACTGGAAGGCAGGGGCCTGGCGCCATGGCCCGGAGGACCGCCTGCCTGTCCTCACCTGGCTCCTGCTCGGCACTGACACTCTCTGGCACAGCCCAAGTCTCTCCCTGGGCAGCCAAGCACTCCTGGCCTCCGTGCTACTTGGCGCTCTAACAGACACTCCTCGGAGAAGGAATGGGGGAGAGCCAAGCCCCCACCCAGCCTTATTGTGCCCCTGCTGTCCCCACATGTCCTACCTGGTGGCTACAGTGACGGTCAGAAGCAGGAGTCGCGCCCTCACAGTTCTCTGGTTGTGCCCTTCACTGTGGGCTGCGCGGCCCTGTCCAAGCAGTCCCAGCCCCTAAGTGCCACGGCTGAGTGTCCAGGAGCAACCACACTGGCTTGTACCCCACACGGAGCCCCACGCCACATCTGCTTGAAGCCAGTCTGGGAACCCTGCTGCTGGGCAGCCCTGCCACCTGCTCTTGGTGGCACTGTGGCTTTTGAGGCCTCGTGTGGACAGGGTGGGCGCAGCCTTTGGCAGCCGGGGTGGCTGCTTATAGGATGAGGCGGGGACAGAGCTCCGAGTTACTGAGCGTTCCCCTGCCAGCTGGGCCTGGATcctgcaggacaccctgggcaTCGCCTTCTGCCTGTACATGCTGAAGACCATCCGCCTGCCCACCTTCAAGGTGAGGGCCGCCAGTGGACAGGGCAGCATGCTCCCCGACGGGTCCGGAGGGTCTGGGCGGGCGCTCGCACGCGGCGCCAGGGTGTTGGGGAGGATGGTGGGGCGGCCTGGTGCGGTGGGTTCGGGCTGGGCAGCTCCTCAGGCGCTGGCTTTTGCAGGCCTGCACGATGCTGCTGATGGTGCTCTTCATCTATGACGTCTTCTTTGTCTTCGTCACCCCCTACCTGACCAAGGTAGGCCCACCTCGCCCTCGCAGCCGCctgtcccctcccctgccccgcCTGACCAGCCTGTCTCTTGCAGAGCGGCAACAGCATCATGGTGGAGGTGGCCACTGGGCCCTCGAACTCATCCACCCACGAGAAGGTAGGCCACCCGCCCCGTGGGCCTCAGGCCTCGGGCTCCAGCGGGTGCTGGCAAGAGCCTCTGGGCTAAGCCCTGCTCTCCCCACAGCTGCCCATGGTGCTGAAGGTGCCCAGGCTGAACACCTCTCCGCTGTCCCTGTGTGACCGGCCCTTCTCCCTCCTGGGCTTCGGAGACATCTTGGTGCCAGGTGGGGACTGAGCGCGTGGGGCAGGGCCGGCAGGTGGGCTGCGGGGCATGAAGCCCCTGCAGGGAGTTGAGGAAGGATCTGCGGACAAGGTGACCTCTGGAGTGGCACACGTGGCAGGTTCCCACCGCTGCCTAGGGGGTGTATGCGTCTTCACTGTCCCCGTCCACTGTGGCAGGACCCCTCCAGGTCCTGCTTGAGCCCTCTGGGTCCCCGTGACATTGGCACAGCCAAGGGGACATGCAGAAGTGTGGGCTTGGTGCTGCCGTTCCTGTCCCACTGCGGCCTCCTGTGGCCATGCACGGTTGTGGTGACTGTGTCCTCCCCACAGGGCTGCTGGTGGCCTACTGCCACAGGTTTGACATCCAGACCCAGTCTTCCAGGGTCTACTTTGTGACCTGTACCATTGGTAGGTGCCTCACCGCTGGCCCGCCCTTCTCCGCCTGTTGTCTCTCAGCTTCTGGCCCCAGTCCCGAGGTCCACCTGTCCCAAGCTGCTTTCAAATGTCACCTGGTGGGGCTGGGCAGGAGTAGCCGGTACCTGGAGTGTGTCCGGCCCAGGTTGCCCGGCGTGGTGGCGGCATCTTCTGCACAAGCTCCTGAAGCCACCCCTGTCCTCCCCGACCTCACTGCCCTCTGGCTTTTCTCTTTGGACCTCATGTTGCCCAGCTGGCCTGAATTGGCagacctcctgcctcagctgccacAGTTCTGGGATGCCCAGCCTGCGACTCATGCCGTCCCCACTCCTTATCCTTGTTCCCTCCTTGTTGACATGGTGCCCTGCCAGGAGCAGGCTGTCTGACCCTGGCTTTCCCTGCAGCCTACGGCCTGGGCCTCCTGGTGACGTTCGTGGCACTTGTCTTCATGCAGCGTGGCCAGCCCGCACTGCTCTACCTGGTCCCCTGCACGCTGCTGACCAGCTTCACCGTGGCACTGTGGCGCCGGGAGCTGGGCACCTTCTGGACAGGCAGCGGCTTTGTGGTGAATACCGGTTTGCTATGACTGCGGCGATAGCCCCCTAAGGCCGCCAGGTCAAGTTGAGTCCAACCTCCTGTGCTCCTACTGAGCCCCTGGCCCGGGTCCCTTGCTTCTGGAAGATCATGCTTGGGGCTTTGTGATTTCCTGCGGGGACTCTCTGGTGACCCAAGGCTGGGAATGCTTCTGATGCATTGCCAAAGCCCCCCTTCCCCCGGATCTCGAGCCAGCCAGAGAGGATGGGGGGAACAGTGGAGGGCTGTGTGGGCCCTGTGCACCAGGACATCCTTGCTGTCACGGGCAGCTGCTGGGGTAGGCGGGAGTTTGCCCAGGGCCAGCCGTGTGCTCGCACACGCCTGTGGCTCCAGGGTCACTGCTTCCCACAGCGTGGACTGGACTGTAGGAATGGCTGGCTTGCTCTGGAGGAGCATCAGGGGCGGGgagggatagagagggagagCAGGGGTCCCACCCAGCTGCTCTCAGGCTTTGCTGCCCCCGGCCTCAGAGGCCGGGCTCCTCAGCCTGTGTGCCGAATGGTGTTGGGCTGGAGGTTTCTGGCTCAGGCTGGTTGCTGCATGCCCCCCTGCTCTAGGTGTCCCGCACCTGTGCTTGGCCCTGCCCCACTGGGGTCTGCCCTCTACTTGTCCCAGCCTCACAGCCCCCTCCTCTCTGTAGAAGGACGCACCTCAATCCCCATGGGCCCTAAGAGACAAGCCTGCACCAGAGAAAATGGCGGATGCCCCCCTCTCCCAGAGGCCTCCAAGTGAAGAGCTAGCCAGGAGGTCCCTGCCCACCAAGGAGGCAGCCTTGCCCGAGGAGGCCCCTGTGCccgaggaggcaggagctgaaggccCCACCAAGGATCCTGATGGTCCCATGGACAGTCTCCCGAGCCCCACAAATGGGGAccaagcccagcccagccctgtgGTGCAGCCAGGGACTTCGGCCTAGGAAGAGGAGGTGCGAGAGCTGGGCCCTTGCAGCCTTCCATCACACAGATGCTGGCCACCTGGGACCTGCAGGGAGCAGGGACAGCCGCCACCCCCCCAAGGTGGTGGACCTGTGCCGTGCCCTCCCTAACATGGTGCTCAGCCCTCTGAGGCCTCACGCCGCCCCGCCCACCACAGCTGCACCCAGCGCCCAGCTCAGCTTTGCACCAGGCCAAGAGCTTCCCCCGCTGCCCCTCCATGCAAGGCCGCTGCTCTGGTGCTTGCCGCTGCTCTCCCTGCGGACGCCTCAGCCGGCCGCTCCTCCCTCGGTAGGACGGGGCTCTCTGGGGCCAGAGCAACATCCTGACCAACAGGTTTCTATGTTGGGAGCGGCCACAGGGGGCCTGAATGTGGGTACCCTGCCCAAGGGCCTGGGCCAACACCGGGGTCTGTACCCCTTCCGAGGCTCCACGCCAGGGTGGAGTGGAGAAGGCTGGCCACGCATGGATGGGTCCACGGCCCCAGCAAACTGCCCTCAGTTCAGACGTGGAAGCCTTCCATGCCACGGCCACAGCCCTCTGCCCCAGCAGTGGCTTCCGGACCCGGCGACCGACCTCTACCTCACCAACCAGGCTCTGCACTCCATGACAGATCTGCCTGCAGGGAGTCTACCACACATGCTGCATGTCACCAAGGCCGAGGCCAGGGTCCCCACAAACTGCGATGGAGCCTGGGGGCCGTGGCCACCACACTTGCATGGAAAGGGGTGTCCGCTGCAGGGTGACGGGTGGCCACAGCTGGGCAGTgctctggggaggggagggagggcttCCCCTAGGCACCCTGTCTGACCAGAATAGACAGGCCCAGGAGCACTGTGGCCACCTGCTTCCGCCACTCGGACCTAACAAGCCATTTTGTACTGGGTGCCCATGCAGTTCTTCCTTCTCTGAGCTGGCCAGAGGTGGTGCCACCCGAGGGCCCCGGCTTTAGGGTGTCAGGGATTAAACAGCTTTTCATACTTATCCGGCCTCCTGTCTTTGGAGAGTGGCTGGAGCCTGGCTGTCAGCCCTGATGGCGCCTGCAGTGGGAGAGCGCAGACCTTGGAGCCCAGCTCTCCTCACCACTTGTCACCCCTGAGCCCTGCTTCCCTTCGCACGAAGGGAATGTCTTCAGTGTGTGGAGACCAGCTGTGTATGTGCTCCCCAACTCCTGCCGAGCAGCCTAGTATCCAGTCAGGAAGACAGCCCCAGCCAGGAtgaagcacaggcaggcaggagcCTCTGGGTtcacggccagcctgggctgtgtggcAGCGCTGTGTGGGGAGGCTGTCTTAAACAAAACACAACTGTgctgtggtggctcacgcctttaatcccagctttaacacagctgaggcaggaggctctctgagagtttgaggctagcctggtctacagactgggtttcaggacagccagggctacacagagaaaccctgtcttgaaaaatcgaAAGAAAAGCTTATTTAGGTCAGAGTccacctatccacccacccacccacccacccaccatccatccatccacccacccccccacccaccatccatccatccacccccccacccaccatccatccatccacccacccatctacccacccatccatccatccacccacccacccaccatccatccatccatccacccacccacccacccatccatccatccatccacccacccacccatccatccatccatccacccacccatccacccatccacccaccatcTGTGTTGGGCACACAGCTGCTCCTGCCCCtcagctgctgtgacctgtgCAGCTATGGACATGGCTGTAATGTGTGAGATGTTGTTTGCAGTCTTTGGGGTTCTGACCCGGAAGTGCATATATTCCTTTGTTCTTCCCCACGGCTGAGGAATGCTCCACCGTGCGCAGACGCTGCACCGTGCTGGCGTGTTAACTTACCGGCAGGAGTGTTTCCGCACGGGCACACTTCGCAGTGAGGCCTCCCTGCCCTGTCCGTGGTCCCTGTTTCATGGTGggaccacccacccacccacctgcaAATACATGCATTGAAGCATCCATCTGTCCTGCTCAGCCTTTACCCGGGGAGCACCTGGGGCTGGGAGCTCCTCTCTGGTTGCAGGTGTACCTTAGGTGAGTCCCAGAACCGCCTGGGTCCCAGGACTCAGCCTGATGAAGCAGAACGAGACCCACGTCTCCTCGGGAGGAGGCCACCCTGGAGTCACTTAAGGGACAGGTGCCCAGCTAGAGAGTGTGGGTGTGGCAGCCTTGAGGTTATCAGGGCTTGGGGGACTTGTTTTCTATTGGCAGGATTTCGTGGGCTCTTAAGAAGCCAAGGGCAGGCCActagctgctcctccagaggacctggactcGGTGTAAGAGCAGTTACATGGCAgctcgcaactgtctgtaacagtccaggggatctgacaccaatgcaagtaaaataaaaataaattacgaAAAGAAAAGGAAGTCCAGGGCATCGGGTTCTAAAGTGAGCGCCACAGCTGCGAGGCAGCAAGCTGTTCCCTGTGAAGCGAGCTGACGCCGCCTCCCTGGAGACTTCGGATTGATGGGGTTTGGAGCCCAGCTCTAGGGGGTCACACCTGCCCGCTCTCAACTACTGTGCCGTGTCGTCATCACGAGCCAGGCGCACAACGTCATCCATCAGCTGGACCTCTCTGCAGCCAGCAAGGCACGTGGGGCATGGGTGAAGCTAGAGCCAGGATGTAGTGTTTGAAGCAGGGGCATGGCTGCCAGCCAAGGGGAGAGGAGGCCACAGTGCCTCACCTGGGGAGGGTTCAGGGACGCCCCTGTTCCAGCCCTGCGCACGGCTCCCTCAAATAAAtcacagaggaggcagagagctTCTCCCACCAATCGATGAAGGGATGGAGGAAGTGATCCTGGGAGGGAAGATGCGCTCATGCTGCACAGATACGAGGCCAGCGTTCAGCTCCTCAGCCCCAGGGGAAAGGATGGCTGGACATGGCTGCTCTGATTTAGCCCTGGAGGGCATCTCTGAGCAGACAGGTCAGGGATGGATGGGTGGAACTCAGCCCAGGGTTGGTTGCTGCTCCTTCGgacgtcctgagttcagttcccagcatccgtgTTGGTGTTGggaagctcacagctgcctgtaactccagctccaggggggtTAGGTGCccatggcatgtacacacacattggttttggtttggtttggtttggtttttggtttttcgaggcagggtttctctgtgtagtcttggctgtcctggactcatgctgtagaccaggctgatctggaactcacagagatctgcctgcctctgcctcctgagtgctgggatcacagtggatgccaccacactcagctgtttggtttttttaatctACAAAAATCCCCGGGgtattgtggcacacacctttaaccccagcatttgggggacagaggcaggagaatctctgtgatttccaggccagcctgatctacatagggagttctggAGAACCAGGACTACATGATGAGACTCTGctcaaacagacaaaacaattTAGGGTGCTCAGTTGCCAGAGAGCTCACCTGGCATCAGGCACCCTGGGGTCTTTCCCCAGTACTGagtgcctgtcaccccagcactcggaaggtgaaggcaggagaatcagaagttcaaggtcatccatggCTAGAAAGTGAGTTTGAAGACCATTGGGGCTACCCTTCcaggagagagagatacagagagacagagagagagagagaaagagaacactcAGCTCAATCCTGCCTATTGCCTAAAGGGGACCCTAGAATCCTCAGGCTCCGTCCTCTGTCCCTCATCCCTTGCCTGCCAATTCGATCTTTCATGAAGCCCAGGAAGCCCACCCAGCTGATCAGGGCCCCACCCTTTTAGACAAGCCCAGACTTGATTCCAGGCTCCCTTCCTGCCCGTGTGGACAGcacccaaccccaaccccaacctctGGTGCAGTCAGTAGGGCAGGTCCCTGACCAAAGGACAAGGGGCTTGGGGTGTGTGGCCACCGAGAGGGTGGTACTCCGCCCGCCCG
Proteins encoded in this window:
- the Sppl2b gene encoding signal peptide peptidase-like 2B isoform X4; this encodes MRVPDNNLPYFHKRPQARMLLLALFCVTVTVVWGIFRNEDHWAWILQDTLGIAFCLYMLKTIRLPTFKACTMLLMVLFIYDVFFVFVTPYLTKSGNSIMVEVATGPSNSSTHEKLPMVLKVPRLNTSPLSLCDRPFSLLGFGDILVPGLLVAYCHRFDIQTQSSRVYFVTCTIAYGLGLLVTFVALVFMQRGQPALLYLVPCTLLTSFTVALWRRELGTFWTGSGFVKDAPQSPWALRDKPAPEKMADAPLSQRPPSEELARRSLPTKEAALPEEAPVPEEAGAEGPTKDPDGPMDSLPSPTNGDQAQPSPVVQPGTSA
- the Sppl2b gene encoding signal peptide peptidase-like 2B isoform X1 translates to MAAARLAVALLLLAAQVACEFGVLHVVSQAGGTRGRDYCIIYNPQWAHLPHDLSKVSLMKLRDLSYTQLCSYLDLPAEDFTNQITMVARGNCTFYEKVRLAQGSGARGLLIVSKERLVPPGGNRTQYEEISIPVALLSHRDLQDIFRRFGHSVIAALYAPTEPVMDYNMVIIFVMAVGTVSLGGYWAGSRDVKRRYMKHKRDDGPEKQEDEAVDVTPVMICVFVVMCCVMLVLLYYFYDRLVYVIIGIFCLASSTGLYSCLAPCVRKLPFCTCRVPDNNLPYFHKRPQARMLLLALFCVTVTVVWGIFRNEDHWAWILQDTLGIAFCLYMLKTIRLPTFKACTMLLMVLFIYDVFFVFVTPYLTKSGNSIMVEVATGPSNSSTHEKLPMVLKVPRLNTSPLSLCDRPFSLLGFGDILVPGLLVAYCHRFDIQTQSSRVYFVTCTIAYGLGLLVTFVALVFMQRGQPALLYLVPCTLLTSFTVALWRRELGTFWTGSGFVKDAPQSPWALRDKPAPEKMADAPLSQRPPSEELARRSLPTKEAALPEEAPVPEEAGAEGPTKDPDGPMDSLPSPTNGDQAQPSPVVQPGTSA
- the Sppl2b gene encoding signal peptide peptidase-like 2B isoform X2 encodes the protein MAAARLAVALLLLAAQVACEFGVLHVVSQAGGTRGRDYCIIYNPQWAHLPHDLSKVSLMKLRDLSYTQLCSYLDLPAEDFTNQITMVARGNCTFYEKVRLAQGSGARGLLIVSKERLVPPGGNRTQYEEISIPVALLSHRDLQDIFRRFGHSVIAALYAPTEPVMDYNMVIIFVMAVGTVSLGGYWAGSRDVKRYMKHKRDDGPEKQEDEAVDVTPVMICVFVVMCCVMLVLLYYFYDRLVYVIIGIFCLASSTGLYSCLAPCVRKLPFCTCRVPDNNLPYFHKRPQARMLLLALFCVTVTVVWGIFRNEDHWAWILQDTLGIAFCLYMLKTIRLPTFKACTMLLMVLFIYDVFFVFVTPYLTKSGNSIMVEVATGPSNSSTHEKLPMVLKVPRLNTSPLSLCDRPFSLLGFGDILVPGLLVAYCHRFDIQTQSSRVYFVTCTIAYGLGLLVTFVALVFMQRGQPALLYLVPCTLLTSFTVALWRRELGTFWTGSGFVKDAPQSPWALRDKPAPEKMADAPLSQRPPSEELARRSLPTKEAALPEEAPVPEEAGAEGPTKDPDGPMDSLPSPTNGDQAQPSPVVQPGTSA